One stretch of Brachyhypopomus gauderio isolate BG-103 chromosome 10, BGAUD_0.2, whole genome shotgun sequence DNA includes these proteins:
- the sbno1 gene encoding protein strawberry notch homolog 1 isoform X5, which yields MTMDPGQDLLLAALSESGICPNDLFDIDSQDTVQAPASQQAKNVLDISLGSEVAGSVRIEPTVPPTPTVTIRQKPQPSTTTFVLNQLNQLPSLGTIVVTKPSVGTTSRQTITVTKVVQMASSAQRGTASSLATPPVCTVATPSREQIKLKDLLKTSSLGELMKLKPPPDIAQPVATATGAMEVNNGMKKDVSTKDVARIWVNDEIKMRSFSPVNLPGMKDDEEPEEEEEEELGHAETYAEYMPMKLKIGQRHPDPVVETSSLSSVNPPNVWYRLSVPEETIDRGWLSALQLEAVTYACQQHETFLPNGDRAAYLIGDGAGVGKGRTIAGIIYENYLLSRKRSLWFSVSNDLKYDAERDLRDIGAKNIQVHSLNKFKYGKISSKHNGSVKKGVIFATYSSLIGESQSGGKYKTRFKQLLHWCGEDFDGVIIFDECHKAKNVCPIGSSKPTKTGLAVLELQNKLPKARVVYASATGASEPRNMAYMNRLGIWGEGTPFKEFTNFIQAVERRGVGAMEIVAMDMKLRGMYIARQLSFQGVTFKIEEVPLTQDYIKMYNKSVRLWVSAREKFQQAANLMDAEQRMKKSMWGQFWSAHQRFFKYLCIASKVRRVVQLAREEVKNGKCVVIGLQSTGEARTLEALEEGGGELNDFVSTAKGVLQSLVEKHFPAPDRQKLFSLLGIDLSAKKTPSPAETAVQHKGKKRKGPEVKKEVKKARKSGGLSGSSSDDSNSEDSDRDAESDNSFRSVSSGDDEDEDDFNPFKDDSSEDEEDDPWLIRKDSKKGKEKKNKKKKRRSIDPDSIQSALLASGLGSTRPAFMAPAVKSISNHAITTAKHEAEESSCVTSHDAVEDAQHMKRQLLEQLEKLSEHLPPNTLDELIDELGGPDNVAEMTGRKGRVVSNDDGSISYESRSELDVPVEILNLTEKQRFMDGEKNIAIISEAASSGISLQADRRVKNQRRRVHMTLELPWSADRAIQQFGRTHRSNQVTAPEYVFLISELAGEQRFASIVAKRLESLGALTHGDRRATETRDLSRFNFDNKYGRNALEIVMKSIVNLDSPMVSPPSDFDGDFFKEIRSGLIGVGLINVEDRSGVLSLDKDYNNIGKFLNRILGMEVQQQNALFQYFSDTLTAVIQNAKKNGRYDMGILDLGSGDEKVKKADAKKFLTPGYSTSGHVELYTVSVERGMAWEEATHIWADQNGPDDGFYVQVRNNKKIAILVKEVNTKKRLFMVYRPNTGKQLKLETYADIRKRCKKVLSDDAKQCWVDQYKSSADVCSHAYWRGNCKKASVGLQCEVGLRCRTYYVLCGSVLSVWTKVEGVLASVSGTNVKMQIVRLRTEDGQRIVGLIIPATCVSPLTNILSSSDQSQQVAVREQQIWQQLHPQSISHSANT from the exons ATG ACAATGGACCCAGGACAGGATCTGCTCCTTGCAGCCCTGAGTGAAAGTGGAATTTGCCCAAATGACCTTTTTGACATTGATTCTCAGGACACTGTCCAGGCTCCTGCCTCTCAACAG GCAAAAAATGTCCTTGACATAAGCCTGGGCAGTGAGGTGGCTGGATCTGTTCGCATTGAACCCACTGTGCCACCAAcacccacagtcacaatcaGA CAAAAGCCTCAGCCCTCGACCACCACGTTTGTCTTAAATCAACTAAATCAGTTGCCATCACTGGGAACCATAGTCGTCACCAAGCCCTCTGTGGGGACCACGTCCAGGCAGACCATCACAGTAACCAAGGTGGTGCAGATGGCATCCTCTGCCCAGCGCGGCACCGCCTCCTCCTTGGCCACACCCCCCGTCTGCACCGTGGCCACGCCCAGCCGCGAACAGATCAAGCTGAAGGACCTGCTGAAGACAAGCAGCCTCGGAGAGCTCATGAAACTGAAGCCCCCACCCGATATAGCTCAGCCTGTTGCCACGGCCACTGGCGCTA TGGAGGTGAACAATGGCATGAAGAAAGACGTGTCGACCAAAGACGTTGCCAGAATCTGGGTCAACGATGAAATAAAAATGCGGAGCTTCTCACCTGTAAAT CTACCTGGTATGAAGGATGATGAGGagccagaggaggaggaagaggaggagttggGCCATGCAGAGACCTATGCGGAATACATGCCAATGAAAT TGAAAATAGGACAGCGACACCCTGACCCTGTGGTGGAGACCAGCTCCCTCTCAAGTGTCAACCCTCCCAATGTGTGGTACAGACTCTCCGTTCCGGAGGAGACCATCGACAGAGGCTGGCTGTCCGCTCTTCAACTCGAGGCCGTCACGTACGCCTGTCAG CAACACGAGACATTCCTTCCAAATGGGGACAGAGCAGCGTATCTGATTGGTGATGGGGCTGGTGTTGGAAAGGGGAGAACCATCGCTGGCATTATATATGAAAATTATCTTCTTAGCAGGAAAAGATCTCTCTG GTTTAGCGTTTCAAACGATTTAAAATATGATGCAGAAAGGGACTTGAGAGACATCGGAGCAAAAAACATTCAGGTCCATTCATTAAATAAG TTTAAATATGGAAAAATCTCTTCCAAACACAATGGAAGTGTTAAAAAAGGCGTGATCTTTGCCACTTACTCCTCCTTGATTGGAGAAAGCCAGTCCGGTGGGAAGTATAAGACGAGGTTTAAGCAGCTGCTTCATTGGTGTGGAGAAGACTTTGATGGTGTG ATAATCTTTGATGAGTGtcacaaagccaaaaatgtttGTCCTATCGGGTCCTCAAAACCCACCAAGACTGGACTGGCGGTCCTCGAGCTCCAGAACAAGCTTCCCAAAGCACGGGTCGTGTATGCCAGCGCCACAG GAGCCTCGGAACCACGGAACATGGCTTACATGAACCGTCTCGGGATCTGGGGAGAAGGAACTCCTTTTAAGGAGTTTACGAATTTTATTCAAGCCGTTGAAAGAAG aggtGTTGGTGCCATGGAAATTGTTGCCATGGATATGAAATTGAGAGGCATGTACATTGCTCGGCAACTGAGCTTCCAGGGCGTGACTTTCAAGATTGAGGAAGTTCCCCTGACACAAGACTACATCAAGATGTATAACAAGTCAGTTCGTCTG TGGGTGAGTGCGAGGGAGAAGTTCCAGCAAGCCGCCAACCTGATGGACGCCGAGCAGCGCATGAAGAAGTCCATGTGGGGTCAGTTCTGGTCGGCTCACCAGCGCTTCTTCAAGTACCTGTGCATTGCGTCCAAGGTCCGGAGAGTGGTGCAGCTCGCCAGAGAGGAGGTCAAGAACGGAAAG TGTGTGGTCATCGGTCTGCAGTCCACGGGTGAAGCTCGAACGCTGGAGGCCTTGGAGGAAGGCGGAGGCGAACTCAATGACTTTGTGTCCACCGCAAA GGGTGTCCTTCAGTCTTTGGTGGAAAAGCACTTTCCTGCCCCAGACAGACAAAAGCTCTTCAGCTTGCTGGGTATTGACCTGTCGGCAAAGAAGACACCGTCACCAGCAGAAACCGCCGTGCAGCACAAGGGAAAGAAGCGTAAAG GTCCAGAGGTTAAGAAGGAAGTGAAGAAGGCTCGTAAGTCCGGGGGTCTTTCGGGGAGCAGCTCTGACGACAGCAATTCCGAAGACTCCGACCGAGACGCCGAGAGCGACAATAGCTTCCGGTCAGTCAGCTCGGGAGACGACGAGGACGAAGATGACTTCAACCCGTTTAAGGACGATTCCagcgaggatgaggaggatg ATCCTTGGCTAATACGAAAAGACTCTAAGAAGGGCAAAGAAAAGAagaacaagaagaagaagagaaggaGCATAGACCCGGACTCCATCCAAAGTGCCTTGCTAGCCTCTGGGCTTGGCTCAACCAGGCCTGCCTTCATGGCGCCAGCCGTAAAATCAATATCCAATCACGCGATAACTACAG CTAAACATGAAGCGGAGGAGAGCAGCTGCGTGACGAGTCACGATGCGGTAGAGGACGCCCAGCACATGAAGAGGCAGCTGTTGGAGCAGCTGGAGAAGCTGTCCGAGCACCTGCCCCCCAACACGCTGGACGAACTCATCGATGAGCTGGGAGGCCCCGACAACGTGGCGGAG atGACCGGACGCAAAGGCAGAGTAGTCAGCAACGATGATGGCAGCATTTCCTACGAATCCAGATCAGAACTGGATGTTCCTGTGGAAATCCTGAACCTCACGGAGAAGCAGAGGTTTATGGATGGAGAAAAG AACATCGCCATCATCTCGGAGGCGGCCAGCTCTGGTATTTCGTTACAAGCTGACCGTAGAGTTAAGAACCAGAGGAGGAGGGTACACATGACGTTGGAGTTGCCATGGAGTGCAGACAGGGCCATACAGCAGTTCG GTAGAACACACCGATCCAACCAAGTCACTGCGCCAGAGTACGTGTTCCTCATCTCCGAACTTGCCGGAGAGCAGAGATTTGCCTCCATCGTTGCCAAAAGATTAGAGAGCTTG GGCGCCCTCACCCATGGAGACCGAAGAGCCACAGAGACTAGAGACCTCAGCCGCTTCAactttgacaacaaa TATGGCAGAAATGCTCTTGAGATCGTTATGAAGTCCATTGTGAATTTGGATTCTCCCATGGTCTCACCACCCTCTGACTTTGACGGAGATTTCTTTAAAG AAATCCGCAGTGGTTTAATTGGTGTGGGATTGATTAATGTGGAGGATAGGTCTGGTGTCCTCTCACTGGATAAAG ATTACAACAACATTGGAAAGTTCTTAAATCGGATTCTTGGCATGGAGGTTCAGCAGCAGAATGCTCTCTTCCAGTATTTCTCAGACACTTTGACTGCTGTCATTCAGAATGCCAAAAAGAATGGCAGATATGACATGGGAATTCTGG ACTTGGGTTCGGGAGATGAGAAAGTTAAAAAGGCGGATGCCAAGAAGTTCTTGACACCAGGATACTCCACTTCAGGACATGTTGAGCTTTACACG GTGAGCGTGGAGCGGGGTATGGCATGGGAGGAAGCCACACACATCTGGGCAGACCAGAACGGTCCAGATGATGGCTTCTATGTCCAG GTACGGAATAACAAGAAAATAGCCATCTTGGTGAAGGAGGTCAACACCAAGAAGCGACTCTTTATGGTGTACAGACCAAATACAGGAAAGCAGCTTAAACTGGAGACGTACGCAGACATTCGGAAGCGATGTAAAAAG GTCCTTTCAGATGACGCGAAGCAGTGTTGGGTGGATCAATACAAGTCCTCAGCAGACGTGTGCTCTCATGCCTACTG GCGTGGGAACTGCAAGAAGGCTTCTGTGGGGCTGCAGTGTGAGGTGGGGCTGCGCTGCAGGACCTACTACGTCCTGTGCGGCTCCGTCCTCAGCGTGTGGACCAAAGTGGAGGGCGTCCTGGCCTCCGTCAGCGGGACCAACGTCAAGATGCAGATCGTCCGGCTGAGGACGGAGGACGGGCAGCGAATAGTCG GCCTCATCATTCCAGCGACCTGCGTGTCCCCGCTGACCAACATCCTGTCCTCGTCGGACCAGTCCCAGCAGGTGGCCGTGCGTGAGCAGCAGATATGGCAGCAGCTGCACCCACAGAGCATCAGCCACTCGGCCAACACatag
- the sbno1 gene encoding protein strawberry notch homolog 1 isoform X1: MTMDPGQDLLLAALSESGICPNDLFDIDSQDTVQAPASQQAKNVLDISLGSEVAGSVRIEPTVPPTPTVTIRQKPQPSTTTFVLNQLNQLPSLGTIVVTKPSVGTTSRQTITVTKVVQMASSAQRGTASSLATPPVCTVATPSREQIKLKDLLKTSSLGELMKLKPPPDIAQPVATATGAKIILVSKKLINQPVEVNNGMKKDVSTKDVARIWVNDEIKMRSFSPVNKLPGMKDDEEPEEEEEEELGHAETYAEYMPMKLKIGQRHPDPVVETSSLSSVNPPNVWYRLSVPEETIDRGWLSALQLEAVTYACQQHETFLPNGDRAAYLIGDGAGVGKGRTIAGIIYENYLLSRKRSLWFSVSNDLKYDAERDLRDIGAKNIQVHSLNKFKYGKISSKHNGSVKKGVIFATYSSLIGESQSGGKYKTRFKQLLHWCGEDFDGVIIFDECHKAKNVCPIGSSKPTKTGLAVLELQNKLPKARVVYASATGASEPRNMAYMNRLGIWGEGTPFKEFTNFIQAVERRGVGAMEIVAMDMKLRGMYIARQLSFQGVTFKIEEVPLTQDYIKMYNKSVRLWVSAREKFQQAANLMDAEQRMKKSMWGQFWSAHQRFFKYLCIASKVRRVVQLAREEVKNGKCVVIGLQSTGEARTLEALEEGGGELNDFVSTAKGVLQSLVEKHFPAPDRQKLFSLLGIDLSAKKTPSPAETAVQHKGKKRKGPEVKKEVKKARKSGGLSGSSSDDSNSEDSDRDAESDNSFRSVSSGDDEDEDDFNPFKDDSSEDEEDDPWLIRKDSKKGKEKKNKKKKRRSIDPDSIQSALLASGLGSTRPAFMAPAVKSISNHAITTAKHEAEESSCVTSHDAVEDAQHMKRQLLEQLEKLSEHLPPNTLDELIDELGGPDNVAEMTGRKGRVVSNDDGSISYESRSELDVPVEILNLTEKQRFMDGEKNIAIISEAASSGISLQADRRVKNQRRRVHMTLELPWSADRAIQQFGRTHRSNQVTAPEYVFLISELAGEQRFASIVAKRLESLGALTHGDRRATETRDLSRFNFDNKYGRNALEIVMKSIVNLDSPMVSPPSDFDGDFFKEIRSGLIGVGLINVEDRSGVLSLDKDYNNIGKFLNRILGMEVQQQNALFQYFSDTLTAVIQNAKKNGRYDMGILDLGSGDEKVKKADAKKFLTPGYSTSGHVELYTVSVERGMAWEEATHIWADQNGPDDGFYVQVRNNKKIAILVKEVNTKKRLFMVYRPNTGKQLKLETYADIRKRCKKVLSDDAKQCWVDQYKSSADVCSHAYWRGNCKKASVGLQCEVGLRCRTYYVLCGSVLSVWTKVEGVLASVSGTNVKMQIVRLRTEDGQRIVGLIIPATCVSPLTNILSSSDQSQQVAVREQQIWQQLHPQSISHSANT, from the exons ATG ACAATGGACCCAGGACAGGATCTGCTCCTTGCAGCCCTGAGTGAAAGTGGAATTTGCCCAAATGACCTTTTTGACATTGATTCTCAGGACACTGTCCAGGCTCCTGCCTCTCAACAG GCAAAAAATGTCCTTGACATAAGCCTGGGCAGTGAGGTGGCTGGATCTGTTCGCATTGAACCCACTGTGCCACCAAcacccacagtcacaatcaGA CAAAAGCCTCAGCCCTCGACCACCACGTTTGTCTTAAATCAACTAAATCAGTTGCCATCACTGGGAACCATAGTCGTCACCAAGCCCTCTGTGGGGACCACGTCCAGGCAGACCATCACAGTAACCAAGGTGGTGCAGATGGCATCCTCTGCCCAGCGCGGCACCGCCTCCTCCTTGGCCACACCCCCCGTCTGCACCGTGGCCACGCCCAGCCGCGAACAGATCAAGCTGAAGGACCTGCTGAAGACAAGCAGCCTCGGAGAGCTCATGAAACTGAAGCCCCCACCCGATATAGCTCAGCCTGTTGCCACGGCCACTGGCGCTA AGATTATTTTGGTCTCCAAAAAACTGATTAATCAACCAG TGGAGGTGAACAATGGCATGAAGAAAGACGTGTCGACCAAAGACGTTGCCAGAATCTGGGTCAACGATGAAATAAAAATGCGGAGCTTCTCACCTGTAAAT AAGCTACCTGGTATGAAGGATGATGAGGagccagaggaggaggaagaggaggagttggGCCATGCAGAGACCTATGCGGAATACATGCCAATGAAAT TGAAAATAGGACAGCGACACCCTGACCCTGTGGTGGAGACCAGCTCCCTCTCAAGTGTCAACCCTCCCAATGTGTGGTACAGACTCTCCGTTCCGGAGGAGACCATCGACAGAGGCTGGCTGTCCGCTCTTCAACTCGAGGCCGTCACGTACGCCTGTCAG CAACACGAGACATTCCTTCCAAATGGGGACAGAGCAGCGTATCTGATTGGTGATGGGGCTGGTGTTGGAAAGGGGAGAACCATCGCTGGCATTATATATGAAAATTATCTTCTTAGCAGGAAAAGATCTCTCTG GTTTAGCGTTTCAAACGATTTAAAATATGATGCAGAAAGGGACTTGAGAGACATCGGAGCAAAAAACATTCAGGTCCATTCATTAAATAAG TTTAAATATGGAAAAATCTCTTCCAAACACAATGGAAGTGTTAAAAAAGGCGTGATCTTTGCCACTTACTCCTCCTTGATTGGAGAAAGCCAGTCCGGTGGGAAGTATAAGACGAGGTTTAAGCAGCTGCTTCATTGGTGTGGAGAAGACTTTGATGGTGTG ATAATCTTTGATGAGTGtcacaaagccaaaaatgtttGTCCTATCGGGTCCTCAAAACCCACCAAGACTGGACTGGCGGTCCTCGAGCTCCAGAACAAGCTTCCCAAAGCACGGGTCGTGTATGCCAGCGCCACAG GAGCCTCGGAACCACGGAACATGGCTTACATGAACCGTCTCGGGATCTGGGGAGAAGGAACTCCTTTTAAGGAGTTTACGAATTTTATTCAAGCCGTTGAAAGAAG aggtGTTGGTGCCATGGAAATTGTTGCCATGGATATGAAATTGAGAGGCATGTACATTGCTCGGCAACTGAGCTTCCAGGGCGTGACTTTCAAGATTGAGGAAGTTCCCCTGACACAAGACTACATCAAGATGTATAACAAGTCAGTTCGTCTG TGGGTGAGTGCGAGGGAGAAGTTCCAGCAAGCCGCCAACCTGATGGACGCCGAGCAGCGCATGAAGAAGTCCATGTGGGGTCAGTTCTGGTCGGCTCACCAGCGCTTCTTCAAGTACCTGTGCATTGCGTCCAAGGTCCGGAGAGTGGTGCAGCTCGCCAGAGAGGAGGTCAAGAACGGAAAG TGTGTGGTCATCGGTCTGCAGTCCACGGGTGAAGCTCGAACGCTGGAGGCCTTGGAGGAAGGCGGAGGCGAACTCAATGACTTTGTGTCCACCGCAAA GGGTGTCCTTCAGTCTTTGGTGGAAAAGCACTTTCCTGCCCCAGACAGACAAAAGCTCTTCAGCTTGCTGGGTATTGACCTGTCGGCAAAGAAGACACCGTCACCAGCAGAAACCGCCGTGCAGCACAAGGGAAAGAAGCGTAAAG GTCCAGAGGTTAAGAAGGAAGTGAAGAAGGCTCGTAAGTCCGGGGGTCTTTCGGGGAGCAGCTCTGACGACAGCAATTCCGAAGACTCCGACCGAGACGCCGAGAGCGACAATAGCTTCCGGTCAGTCAGCTCGGGAGACGACGAGGACGAAGATGACTTCAACCCGTTTAAGGACGATTCCagcgaggatgaggaggatg ATCCTTGGCTAATACGAAAAGACTCTAAGAAGGGCAAAGAAAAGAagaacaagaagaagaagagaaggaGCATAGACCCGGACTCCATCCAAAGTGCCTTGCTAGCCTCTGGGCTTGGCTCAACCAGGCCTGCCTTCATGGCGCCAGCCGTAAAATCAATATCCAATCACGCGATAACTACAG CTAAACATGAAGCGGAGGAGAGCAGCTGCGTGACGAGTCACGATGCGGTAGAGGACGCCCAGCACATGAAGAGGCAGCTGTTGGAGCAGCTGGAGAAGCTGTCCGAGCACCTGCCCCCCAACACGCTGGACGAACTCATCGATGAGCTGGGAGGCCCCGACAACGTGGCGGAG atGACCGGACGCAAAGGCAGAGTAGTCAGCAACGATGATGGCAGCATTTCCTACGAATCCAGATCAGAACTGGATGTTCCTGTGGAAATCCTGAACCTCACGGAGAAGCAGAGGTTTATGGATGGAGAAAAG AACATCGCCATCATCTCGGAGGCGGCCAGCTCTGGTATTTCGTTACAAGCTGACCGTAGAGTTAAGAACCAGAGGAGGAGGGTACACATGACGTTGGAGTTGCCATGGAGTGCAGACAGGGCCATACAGCAGTTCG GTAGAACACACCGATCCAACCAAGTCACTGCGCCAGAGTACGTGTTCCTCATCTCCGAACTTGCCGGAGAGCAGAGATTTGCCTCCATCGTTGCCAAAAGATTAGAGAGCTTG GGCGCCCTCACCCATGGAGACCGAAGAGCCACAGAGACTAGAGACCTCAGCCGCTTCAactttgacaacaaa TATGGCAGAAATGCTCTTGAGATCGTTATGAAGTCCATTGTGAATTTGGATTCTCCCATGGTCTCACCACCCTCTGACTTTGACGGAGATTTCTTTAAAG AAATCCGCAGTGGTTTAATTGGTGTGGGATTGATTAATGTGGAGGATAGGTCTGGTGTCCTCTCACTGGATAAAG ATTACAACAACATTGGAAAGTTCTTAAATCGGATTCTTGGCATGGAGGTTCAGCAGCAGAATGCTCTCTTCCAGTATTTCTCAGACACTTTGACTGCTGTCATTCAGAATGCCAAAAAGAATGGCAGATATGACATGGGAATTCTGG ACTTGGGTTCGGGAGATGAGAAAGTTAAAAAGGCGGATGCCAAGAAGTTCTTGACACCAGGATACTCCACTTCAGGACATGTTGAGCTTTACACG GTGAGCGTGGAGCGGGGTATGGCATGGGAGGAAGCCACACACATCTGGGCAGACCAGAACGGTCCAGATGATGGCTTCTATGTCCAG GTACGGAATAACAAGAAAATAGCCATCTTGGTGAAGGAGGTCAACACCAAGAAGCGACTCTTTATGGTGTACAGACCAAATACAGGAAAGCAGCTTAAACTGGAGACGTACGCAGACATTCGGAAGCGATGTAAAAAG GTCCTTTCAGATGACGCGAAGCAGTGTTGGGTGGATCAATACAAGTCCTCAGCAGACGTGTGCTCTCATGCCTACTG GCGTGGGAACTGCAAGAAGGCTTCTGTGGGGCTGCAGTGTGAGGTGGGGCTGCGCTGCAGGACCTACTACGTCCTGTGCGGCTCCGTCCTCAGCGTGTGGACCAAAGTGGAGGGCGTCCTGGCCTCCGTCAGCGGGACCAACGTCAAGATGCAGATCGTCCGGCTGAGGACGGAGGACGGGCAGCGAATAGTCG GCCTCATCATTCCAGCGACCTGCGTGTCCCCGCTGACCAACATCCTGTCCTCGTCGGACCAGTCCCAGCAGGTGGCCGTGCGTGAGCAGCAGATATGGCAGCAGCTGCACCCACAGAGCATCAGCCACTCGGCCAACACatag